Proteins encoded in a region of the Nitrospirota bacterium genome:
- a CDS encoding type II toxin-antitoxin system RelE/ParE family toxin translates to MPFELKYHPDVKAVDIPLLDEKIKKRIKTAIEIRLTAAPHQYGEPLRKTLKGYWKLRVGDYRVVYKIAHGEVRILGIIHRKRVYEMIEKRIS, encoded by the coding sequence TTGCCTTTTGAGCTTAAATATCATCCTGACGTCAAAGCGGTTGACATCCCTTTACTTGACGAGAAGATTAAAAAACGCATTAAAACTGCCATAGAAATTCGCCTTACAGCGGCCCCGCATCAGTATGGGGAGCCGTTGAGAAAAACCCTTAAGGGATATTGGAAACTTAGGGTTGGAGATTACAGGGTAGTTTATAAAATTGCACACGGCGAAGTCCGGATACTCGGCATTATTCACAGGAAAAGAGTTTATGAAATGATAGAGAAAAGGATTTCCTGA
- a CDS encoding toxin-antitoxin system, antitoxin component, with translation MPAKNPRINVVLEKPLYKSVQHLAEREKVSLSLKARDLIREALELEEDIALSAFAEKREQSLKKTKALKHTEVW, from the coding sequence ATGCCGGCAAAAAATCCAAGAATTAATGTGGTTTTGGAGAAACCGCTTTACAAAAGCGTCCAGCACCTTGCAGAGAGGGAAAAGGTATCGCTTTCATTAAAAGCCCGTGACTTAATTAGAGAAGCTCTGGAATTAGAAGAAGATATAGCATTATCTGCATTTGCTGAAAAAAGGGAACAATCTCTTAAAAAAACAAAGGCGCTGAAACATACTGAGGTCTGGTAG